One window of the Klebsiella oxytoca genome contains the following:
- a CDS encoding PLP-dependent aminotransferase family protein, whose translation MRSLIADLVLVRLQQEADPLLHKRLYKAIRHAILDGSLPPHSRLPPSRDLAGELRMSRNTILTVYEQLLAEGYVVSRRGSGTFVAKTLPDMFLPASSTRESSPASAASASISRRGQHLLGHISASPRQWGAFIPGVPDVNAFPHPLFSKIQARISRRPKPEQLSYSCNGGTAELQHALVDYLRVARGVQCQADQILITEGIHQAIDLVTRMLCDSGDLAWVEEPSYWGIRHVLAMNEVRAEPIVVDASGLCPPENIAEAPRLIFVTPSHQYPLGAVMSLERRQRLLALAHQHGSWIVEDDYDSEFRFSGQPIPALQGLVAEAPVVYVGTFSKTLYPGLRLGYVVLPRPLAAELKNAHAELYRGGHSLIQLALAEFINAGHYSAHIRRMRLLYSRRRVFLTELILRHCGPHALLDFSDNAGLHLILNLPDEADDVAIARDANARNILVRPLSRYYLTAQRKKGLLMGFASQPETQMESAFNVLVACLEIHCPRALARAEKQNAPT comes from the coding sequence TTGCGTTCGCTTATCGCCGACCTGGTGCTGGTCAGATTGCAGCAAGAAGCCGATCCGCTCCTGCACAAACGCCTGTATAAGGCGATTCGCCACGCCATTCTGGATGGTTCTCTGCCGCCCCATAGTCGGCTTCCCCCTTCACGGGATCTGGCTGGCGAGCTGAGAATGTCACGCAACACAATTTTAACAGTTTACGAACAATTGCTTGCTGAAGGGTACGTTGTATCCCGCCGCGGTAGCGGAACATTCGTCGCGAAAACGCTGCCCGATATGTTTCTTCCCGCCAGCAGCACCAGAGAAAGCAGCCCCGCGTCAGCAGCCAGCGCATCTATCTCCCGGCGCGGCCAGCATCTTTTGGGGCATATCAGCGCCAGCCCGCGTCAATGGGGGGCTTTTATCCCCGGCGTGCCGGACGTCAACGCGTTTCCCCACCCGCTGTTCAGTAAAATCCAGGCGCGCATCAGCCGCCGTCCCAAACCCGAGCAACTCAGCTATAGCTGCAACGGCGGAACGGCCGAGCTACAGCACGCGTTGGTGGACTATCTGAGAGTAGCGCGCGGCGTTCAGTGCCAGGCAGATCAAATTCTTATCACTGAAGGGATTCACCAGGCCATCGATCTGGTCACGCGTATGCTGTGCGATAGCGGCGATCTCGCCTGGGTTGAGGAGCCTTCCTACTGGGGCATTCGCCATGTGCTGGCGATGAATGAAGTGCGGGCCGAGCCCATTGTGGTGGATGCCAGCGGCCTGTGTCCGCCCGAAAACATAGCCGAAGCGCCGCGGCTGATCTTCGTGACGCCATCCCATCAGTATCCTCTCGGCGCGGTAATGAGCCTTGAGCGCCGACAGCGCCTGCTGGCGCTGGCTCATCAGCACGGCAGCTGGATTGTGGAGGATGATTACGACAGCGAATTTCGCTTTTCCGGCCAGCCGATCCCGGCGCTACAGGGGTTAGTCGCCGAAGCGCCGGTGGTCTACGTCGGCACGTTCAGTAAGACGCTGTATCCGGGACTGCGGTTGGGCTACGTGGTCCTGCCTCGTCCGCTGGCGGCTGAGCTCAAAAACGCTCATGCCGAGCTTTATCGCGGCGGCCATTCGCTTATCCAGCTGGCGCTGGCGGAGTTTATTAACGCCGGCCATTACTCGGCGCACATTCGCCGCATGCGCCTGCTCTACAGCCGCCGCCGCGTCTTTTTGACCGAGCTGATCCTGCGGCACTGCGGGCCGCACGCGCTGTTGGACTTCAGCGATAATGCCGGGCTGCATCTGATCCTGAATTTGCCGGATGAGGCGGATGACGTGGCGATTGCCCGCGATGCCAACGCGCGCAATATACTCGTGCGTCCGCTGTCGCGCTATTACCTGACGGCGCAGCGTAAGAAAGGGCTGTTGATGGGGTTTGCTTCCCAGCCTGAGACGCAGATGGAGTCAGCGTTCAACGTCCTGGTGGCGTGTCTGGAAATACATTGCCCGCGGGCGCTGGCGAGGGCGGAAAAACAAAACGCCCCAACGTAA
- the rpoH gene encoding RNA polymerase sigma factor RpoH, with protein sequence MTKDMQTLALAPVGNLESYIRAANTWPMLSADEERELAEKLHYQGDLEAAKKLILSHLRFVVHIARNYSGYGLPQADLIQEGNIGLMKAVRRFNPEVGVRLVSFAVHWIKAEIHEYVLRNWRIVKVATTKAQRKLFFNLRKTKQRLGWFNQDEVEMVARELGVSSKDVREMESRMAAQDMTFDMSSDDESDSQPMAPVLYLQDKTSNFADGIEDDNWEEQAANKLTDAMQGLDERSQDIIRARWLDEDNKSTLQELADRYGVSAERVRQLEKNAMKKLRAAIEA encoded by the coding sequence ATGACCAAAGATATGCAAACTTTAGCCTTAGCCCCCGTTGGTAACCTGGAATCGTACATCCGGGCTGCTAACACTTGGCCGATGTTATCGGCTGACGAAGAGCGGGAGCTTGCTGAAAAGCTGCATTACCAGGGCGATCTGGAAGCAGCGAAAAAGCTGATCCTGTCTCACCTGCGCTTTGTTGTTCATATTGCTCGTAACTACTCGGGCTATGGCCTGCCGCAGGCGGATTTGATTCAGGAAGGTAATATCGGCCTGATGAAAGCCGTGCGCCGGTTTAACCCGGAAGTGGGCGTGCGCCTGGTTTCCTTCGCCGTGCACTGGATCAAAGCGGAGATTCATGAATACGTGCTGCGTAACTGGCGTATCGTGAAGGTCGCGACCACTAAAGCGCAGCGTAAGCTGTTCTTTAACCTGCGTAAAACTAAGCAGCGTCTGGGCTGGTTCAACCAGGACGAAGTCGAAATGGTGGCCCGCGAGCTGGGCGTGTCGAGCAAAGACGTGCGTGAGATGGAGTCACGTATGGCGGCGCAGGACATGACCTTCGACATGTCTTCGGATGATGAGTCCGATAGCCAGCCGATGGCGCCGGTGCTCTATCTGCAGGATAAAACGTCTAACTTTGCCGACGGCATCGAAGACGATAACTGGGAAGAGCAGGCGGCGAATAAGCTGACCGATGCGATGCAGGGGCTTGACGAGCGTAGCCAGGATATTATTCGCGCCCGCTGGCTGGACGAAGACAACAAGTCCACGCTGCAGGAGCTGGCGGATCGCTACGGCGTGTCGGCCGAGCGTGTGCGTCAGCTTGAAAAGAACGCCATGAAAAAACTGCGCGCCGCTATCGAAGCCTAA